A single genomic interval of Terriglobales bacterium harbors:
- a CDS encoding VanZ family protein gives MSNDPAEVVHASPRLSLWRAWLPAVVWLVLIAVESTDLLSARHTGSVLHRLWSMLFGPIDPDLFDILHAALRKLGHVIGYATLSALLFRAWRATIAISKPALWNIRWAAPAFFMSVVVAYLDEWHQGLIPSRTGTVRDVFLDTAAALVAQMLILAWLRNRRLTLVSA, from the coding sequence ATGTCCAATGACCCCGCTGAGGTTGTCCACGCGTCTCCGCGCCTGAGCCTTTGGCGGGCGTGGCTGCCCGCTGTCGTCTGGCTGGTCCTGATTGCAGTGGAGTCAACCGACCTTCTGTCCGCCCGTCACACCGGCTCTGTTCTCCACCGCTTATGGTCCATGCTCTTCGGCCCCATCGATCCGGATCTCTTTGATATTTTGCATGCCGCTCTCCGTAAACTTGGCCACGTGATCGGATACGCTACGTTGAGCGCGTTGCTGTTCCGCGCCTGGCGAGCTACCATCGCGATCTCCAAGCCGGCGCTCTGGAACATTCGCTGGGCGGCACCCGCATTTTTTATGAGCGTCGTGGTGGCTTACCTAGACGAGTGGCATCAGGGATTGATTCCCTCGCGAACGGGCACCGTCCGCGACGTCTTTTTGGATACCGCCGCCGCTCTGGTGGCCCAAATGCTGATACTGGCCTGGTTGCGGAATCGTCGGCTTACGTTGGTTTCTGCTTGA
- the guaB gene encoding IMP dehydrogenase, translating to MIHFPVPEALTFDDVLLLPARSEVVPAGVNTQTRLTHNIILNIPIISAAMDTVTESRMAIALAQQGGMGIIHRNLSIDQQANEVDKVKRSESGMIVDPVTMSPDDKVADALEVMRKYKISGVPITKNKKLVGILTNRDLRFETRTDIPINKVMTKENLITVPVGTTLEEAEHILHKHRVEKLLVVDDKYNLKGLITVKDIQKKLKYPNAAKDSQGRLRVGAAIGATGDYLERAQEMVKNKVDVLSIDSAHGHSTRVLDAIKEVKSKLPEVDLIAGNVATFEGACELARTGADAIKVGIGPGSICTTRVVTGAGVPQITAIAEAYRATREAGIPVIADGGIKYSGDISKALAAGAAIVMVGSLLAGTDESPGETILYQGRTFKTYRGMGSLGAMGSGSAGSERYFQNADGDSSTAMPTEEAEQNRLGKLVPEGIEGRVPYRGTTAMIVHQMVGGLRSGMGYCGCGSIPELQQKARFVRISAAGLRESHVHDVIITREAPNYRWE from the coding sequence ATGATTCATTTCCCGGTGCCTGAGGCACTCACCTTCGATGACGTGTTGCTGCTGCCGGCCCGTTCCGAGGTTGTACCCGCCGGAGTAAACACCCAGACCAGGCTGACCCACAACATCATCCTGAATATTCCCATCATCAGCGCGGCCATGGATACCGTCACTGAATCGCGGATGGCCATCGCCCTCGCTCAACAGGGGGGAATGGGAATTATCCATCGTAACCTCAGCATTGACCAACAAGCGAACGAAGTAGACAAGGTGAAGCGTTCCGAAAGCGGCATGATCGTTGATCCGGTGACCATGTCGCCTGACGACAAAGTTGCGGACGCTCTGGAAGTGATGCGTAAGTACAAGATTTCTGGCGTGCCTATTACCAAAAACAAAAAGCTCGTCGGCATTCTCACCAACCGCGACTTGCGCTTCGAAACCCGCACTGACATTCCCATCAACAAAGTAATGACCAAGGAAAACCTGATCACGGTTCCTGTGGGCACGACTTTAGAGGAAGCCGAGCACATCCTGCACAAGCACCGGGTAGAGAAGCTGCTGGTGGTGGATGACAAGTACAACCTCAAGGGCCTGATTACCGTTAAAGATATCCAGAAAAAGCTGAAGTATCCCAATGCAGCCAAAGACTCCCAGGGACGCCTACGCGTCGGGGCCGCCATCGGCGCAACCGGCGACTACCTGGAGCGCGCGCAAGAGATGGTGAAGAACAAAGTAGATGTCCTTTCCATTGACAGCGCGCACGGACACTCGACACGGGTTCTGGACGCGATAAAAGAAGTGAAATCCAAGCTGCCGGAGGTGGATCTGATCGCCGGCAACGTGGCCACATTCGAAGGCGCCTGTGAACTGGCGCGTACCGGAGCCGATGCCATCAAGGTAGGGATCGGTCCCGGTTCGATCTGTACCACGCGTGTGGTAACTGGCGCGGGCGTACCGCAGATCACGGCAATTGCAGAGGCGTACCGGGCGACGCGTGAGGCTGGAATCCCGGTAATCGCAGATGGCGGCATCAAGTACTCGGGCGACATCAGCAAAGCCCTGGCTGCTGGCGCCGCGATCGTCATGGTTGGGTCGTTGCTGGCAGGTACCGACGAGAGTCCCGGCGAGACCATTCTTTATCAGGGCCGGACATTTAAGACCTATCGCGGTATGGGATCTCTAGGCGCAATGGGTTCTGGATCCGCGGGTAGTGAGCGCTATTTCCAAAATGCCGACGGAGATTCCTCAACCGCTATGCCCACCGAAGAAGCCGAACAAAACCGCCTGGGCAAGCTGGTGCCTGAAGGCATTGAGGGGCGCGTACCCTACCGCGGCACCACTGCCATGATCGTCCATCAGATGGTCGGCGGATTGCGCTCAGGGATGGGATATTGCGGTTGCGGCAGCATTCCCGAGCTACAGCAAAAGGCGCGTTTCGTGCGGATCAGCGCGGCCGGCCTCCGCGAAAGCCATGTTCACGACGTGATTATCACTCGTGAAGCGCCGAATTACCGGTGGGAATAG